TGAGTCCGCTAGGGTGATGTAAAAAATCCCCAACAATAATACAACGCTGCGCTTGCTTGCTTGTTAAAAGTCTTTGTAAACGATCAAGATCTTGAATCATTAGCTGATCCGAAACTGCAATGCCAGCACGTCGGAACGTTGTGGTTTTGCCAAGATGCAGATCTGAGACGATAAGTGCTTTTTTCTCTTTCCAGAATAGGGCCTTCTCAGGAAGTAGTTCGATCTGTTGCCCTTCCAATGTAATTTCCATTACGTTTTCCAATCTAAAGTCATTTGTAAGATTCTTTCCCGTATGCTTTCTGAAGAAATTTGCCCTGATAGAGCTGAAGCAAAAAGAGGTAGCGCTAGAGGCGATAAGGTTTTCATTTCGCGGATGACAATTTTAGAATGTGCCAGACGCTCAAGCGTTGTTTTTAAACTTTCTATTTGAAAGTGTTCTTGCATCACTTCTGCAAAAGCTTGTTTTAATAAGAGGTGGTTAGGTTCATACTTCAGAAAAATATCAAAAAGCAATGAGCTGCTCATTTGGAGTTGACGGTGTGTCTTTTTTTTAGTGGGATATCCTGGAAAAATGAGTCCTCCAATGCGGGCGATATCCCTGAATTGGGTTTTAGCTAATTCATTAATATTCAAAGAATTATCTAAATCTTGCATGAGATTTTCTAGCGAAAACGCTTTTTTGACAATTTCCTCATCAATGGTAAATCGTTTTGAGGAAATCAACTCAAAGCCGTAGTCAGTCGTTGCAGTGTAGACGGTGGCTCGAAAAGAGGCCGTAAGGCGGTAGGCGACAAGGGTGGCTAATACTTCATGTATTAAAGAGCCTTCGAAGGGATAAAAGAAATAATGCCATCCTTCCTTTGTGCGGGCCACTTCTATTAAGCATTCGCCTTGCTTAGGTAAGGCGGAAATTTTTTTCTGCAGTTGGCAGATCTCTTCAAAAAGTTTTTCTTCCTGTTTGTGATGGAGTGGCGTTGCAGAAAAATGCTGAAAGATATCTCGAACGGCGCTTGCAAGAGAGGGGGAGAAGGGGAGTTTTGATCCTAGCCATATAGGCGCTCTGGCTTCTTTAGATCGAGAACGTCTAATCGTAGCTGAAAGGTTGTTTAACTGCACAAGTTCGTAGACTTTTCCTCCAAAAGAAAACGATTCCCGCGGTTTCAAAGAGGCTAAAAAGTGCTCTTCGATGCTTCCAACCGATTTGCCACTGAGCAGCTCAAGATGAACGTGGGTATCTGAACGAATTGTGCCAATATTCATGCGGTGCCTTAGAGCGATCGAACGATCTTTGACGGTGTAAACTCCCTCTTCGATTACTAGTTTATGAAAGTCAGGGTAAGCTTCTAAGCTTCCACCGTTGACTAAATGCTCCAGAATATCTTCAAACATAGAAACCGAAAGTGAAGAAAAAGCGTGAGTCTGCTTGGCTTCTTCAAAAGCGGCTTCTTTTGCAAAGCCTCCTCCAATAGCAAGAGTGACTAAATGTTGAAAAAGGACATCATAGCAGTTTGTTAAGGGGATTCTTTTTTCAATGGCCTGTGTTTGCAGTAACTCTTGCAGCGCTAAAATTTCAACGATTTCTAACGCATGGGAGGGAACTATTTGAATGTGACAGGGTTGCATCGGTTGATGTGAAGCGCGTCCAGCGCGTTGAATCAAACGTGCCA
This genomic stretch from Chlamydiales bacterium STE3 harbors:
- a CDS encoding hypothetical protein (Product derived from UniProtKB/Trembl:Q6MCM6); translation: MNVSLKPIYEWFKQKKWQPWEFQKKAWEESLAGKSGLICVPTGSGKTYAAYLGPLAAIQKEQKKGLQILYITPLRSLTRNIEKALKLPIEEMGFPITVESRTGDTSSYLKSRQKKKVPQVMLTTPESLSILQSDPEHKTFFSQLRYIIVDEWHELMGTKRGVLLELGLAHLRSFLPQLSVWGLSATLGNLKQAATVLIGNEATLIEEKLTRPVILESILPSSVMKMPWSGYSGLALLKNVVVNLDPQKTTLIFTNTRSQAERWYQAVVSAKSEWEPITAIHHGSIDKKQRIKVEEGVKDGSLHIVVCTSSLDLGVDFPLVNQVIQIGSCKSLARLIQRAGRASHQPMQPCHIQIVPSHALEIVEILALQELLQTQAIEKRIPLTNCYDVLFQHLVTLAIGGGFAKEAAFEEAKQTHAFSSLSVSMFEDILEHLVNGGSLEAYPDFHKLVIEEGVYTVKDRSIALRHRMNIGTIRSDTHVHLELLSGKSVGSIEEHFLASLKPRESFSFGGKVYELVQLNNLSATIRRSRSKEARAPIWLGSKLPFSPSLASAVRDIFQHFSATPLHHKQEEKLFEEICQLQKKISALPKQGECLIEVARTKEGWHYFFYPFEGSLIHEVLATLVAYRLTASFRATVYTATTDYGFELISSKRFTIDEEIVKKAFSLENLMQDLDNSLNINELAKTQFRDIARIGGLIFPGYPTKKKTHRQLQMSSSLLFDIFLKYEPNHLLLKQAFAEVMQEHFQIESLKTTLERLAHSKIVIREMKTLSPLALPLFASALSGQISSESIRERILQMTLDWKT